The genomic region GAACCAAAAGCATGAGACATGgatgctgtgtttgttgtaaCTTATGGTGTTTCCATCTTTCCACCCCTccctttcatgtttttctttttcagcttcacAGATGAAGAGCCCGGAGAAGAAAAAGGCGAGGAAATCCACGGCTCAGgtaaaaactgttaaaagttgattctgttcatctggacgtaacgttttgagtgggagaaaccttttgtcactcatttaagtgactttttcagtctcagctgaatgcaggtttccccaacctaaACAGTTATTGGCGAtctacagtgctgtgaaaaattgTTTCCTGTGTTCCTGAtttcatctttttgtttttcttttttttttttttttttttgcgtatTTGCCATATGCAAAAATTTTTAGATaattaaacaaattttaatatttgacAGATATAACCCAACTAAatttaaaatgctgtttttaagaGATTATTTCTTTTCTTGGGAGAACAAAGCTAGCCAACGTCTGCTGGAattgtattaaaaaacaaacaaagaaacaaaaagtaaTTCTAAATCATTATTTAAATGTCATTAACCGCATATTTTGGAAAGTAGAGTTCAGTTTCTCTAGCaacacccaggcctgattactgccaaacctgttgaatcaagaaatcactcaaATAGAACCTGCCTGATTCTAAAATCAAGTaggccacaaaaaaaaaattcaagaagcaacacatcatgccatGATCTAAAGAAatagctgagaaacaaagtcagtgACATCTATCAGCCTGTTCCAGTGAAACACGGTGACAGCCATTATCCACTAATGGAGAAAACTTTGAACAAGGTGACCCTTCCCAGAAGTGAGcagcctaccaaaattacttCAAGAACACATCAATGACTCATCCAGGACCTcagtcacaaaagaacccagaacaccATCTAAAGAACTACAGGTCTCACTTGTCttagttaaggtcagagttcatgattcaacaataagaaagacaCTGGGCAAAACAGTACCCATGGgaaaggagaaaaccactgcagaCCACAAAGACTCGTCTCACATTTACCAAAAACCATCACCAAAGACTTTTGTGAAGGTATTCTGTGGTCTGATGAAACAAACTgttttggaaggtttgagtcaTGTTACATCTAatgtaaaactaacacagcatttcattaaaaaaaaccattgTACCAGCAGGAAAACATGGTGGTAGTAGTGTGACGGTCTGGGGTTGCTTTGCTGCTTGAGGACCTGGAGAAGCTGGCACAATTTAGGGAACCACAAAATACGAATGCCCTGAAACTCAAGCTCACTTTGGTTACGCAGCAGGaaaatgacccaaaacacagcagcaagtccacctcttgCTGTTGTGCATGGTCAAAAACAGGTTTTgcagtggcctagtcaaaggcTGTACTTGAATCTGAGCTATTTtagcatgaccttaaacaggtTGTTTATGCTCAAAAACCTTGCCTTGTGTGTTACTGAagtaaaacaattctgcaagtaagagtgggccaaaattccttcaCATGTGATGTGAAAAACTCAATACCAGTTATCGCAAACACTTAATGGtgataacttaaaaaaacaaaagagcattttgtatttacatgAGTTATCTTTGTATAATATTAAAACTTGtatgatttaaaacatttaagtgtgaaaaatatgcaaaaaataaatccGGAAGGgaacaaatactttttcacaaaaCTATATTTACATTGCTACACTAAAGAGAATGTTCTCAGTAAACAGGTTGACCTAAACATTTATTAGACTGAGAATTTAAATAATTTGTCTCATATaagcagcaaaaaaagaaagaatgcattgtatattttatctctgtttTAGGCTGCGGGTTTCTCCCACCTCACTGAGTTTGCACCCCCTCCTACCCCCATGGTGGACCATCTGGTCGCCTCCAACCCGTTTGACGATGACTTTGCATCCCCATCCAGACCTGGTGGGGCAGGTGGACCAGGTGGTGCTCCATTTCTTCCCAGCCCAGGTGCCGGCGGAGGAGGTGGGTATGGAGGTGGAAGCAGAATGACTGGAGGTATGAACTTCATGGGAGGACCAGGAGGACCGGGCGGTGGCCAGCCTGGACGGAGGCCCCCATTCGGCCCTCCGTCTAATGCTGGACCCCACCACCAGCTAGGTTTTGGAGGAATGCCTGGCTTTGGAGGTGGTGGGGGTGGAGgcggtggaggtggaggaggagcggGTGGCTTCCCTCCTGGTGGCCCCTCTCAGTTCAATATGCCACCCAGCTTTAGTCCACCCATGCATCCAGGGCCAGGATTCAATCCCATGTTGTCCCCAGGAGGTATGGGAGGACCTGGAGGAGGGGGGCCACCACACCCGCGATTTGGGATGCCTCCACAGCAGCACGGACAGGGTGGGCACCCATTTAACAGCCCTCCGTTACCTGGTGGTGGAGGCCCAAGAGGGCCCTTGCCTCCCATGGGAGGAGGCATGGGTCCAGGGATGAACATGATGGGAGGCATGAGTGGTGGCCCGGGTGGCAATATGGTGGGAGGTTTGCCAGGAATGCCCCCTCAAGGACAGTTCCCGCCTTCACAGGATGGCCCTTACCCTGGCCCCAGCCCACCGGGGCCAGGCAACGAGGATGGAAAGAGCTTCGGTGGAGGTGGTGCACCACCTGGgcctcagcagcagcaacaacaacagcaacaacagcagcagcttaaCATGAATCCAAATGGCCCTCCTCCTAATAATACAACACCTGGGCCGCCTCCAAATTCTGGCCCACCTCAGCCTGGGGGTGGCTTCCCTGGCCACTCTGATGTCCAGCAGCCCAATGCCAGTACGCCTGTTCAGCCTCCGTCAGCACCACCACAGCCTAACCCCAACTCTTCTCCCACTGGTCCCTTGAATGGATCAGGTCAGCCCCAGCATCCAACACCAAGTCAGCTACAGCCCCCTAGCAATACAAACACCCCTAACTCTAACAACTCtacccagcagcagcagcaacagtcaACCCCACCTAACTCTGCACCAGGCTCCACCCCTTACAACCAACAGAACAGCACTACTGGTACTGGGGGTCCCATGTCAAATACAGCCACCAATTCAGGTCAGAACAACATGACCAACAACAATGGCGGTAACACTCCCGGCAGCAACCCAAACCCCCCCTCTAATTCTACGTCAACTCCAAACACCCAGTCTCCCCTGCCTTCTGGCCCTGCTGCCCCCTCAACCGGGCCCGGCTCTGGCCCTGGAAAACTCGGCAGCTCTGGGATGATTTTCCCTTGCGGTCATTGCATGGCAGAAGTGCACGACGACCAGGACGCCATCCTTTGCGAGGCGTCGTGCCAGCGCTGGTTCCACCGCGACTGCACGGGCCTGACGGAA from Pelmatolapia mariae isolate MD_Pm_ZW linkage group LG22, Pm_UMD_F_2, whole genome shotgun sequence harbors:
- the pygo2 gene encoding pygopus homolog 2 isoform X1, producing MAADSGRLQAGQGKRSRASQMKSPEKKKARKSTAQAAGFSHLTEFAPPPTPMVDHLVASNPFDDDFASPSRPGGAGGPGGAPFLPSPGAGGGGGYGGGSRMTGGMNFMGGPGGPGGGQPGRRPPFGPPSNAGPHHQLGFGGMPGFGGGGGGGGGGGGGAGGFPPGGPSQFNMPPSFSPPMHPGPGFNPMLSPGGMGGPGGGGPPHPRFGMPPQQHGQGGHPFNSPPLPGGGGPRGPLPPMGGGMGPGMNMMGGMSGGPGGNMVGGLPGMPPQGQFPPSQDGPYPGPSPPGPGNEDGKSFGGGGAPPGPQQQQQQQQQQQQLNMNPNGPPPNNTTPGPPPNSGPPQPGGGFPGHSDVQQPNASTPVQPPSAPPQPNPNSSPTGPLNGSGQPQHPTPSQLQPPSNTNTPNSNNSTQQQQQQSTPPNSAPGSTPYNQQNSTTGTGGPMSNTATNSGQNNMTNNNGGNTPGSNPNPPSNSTSTPNTQSPLPSGPAAPSTGPGSGPGKLGSSGMIFPCGHCMAEVHDDQDAILCEASCQRWFHRDCTGLTEPAYGLLTRESAAVWACDFCIKTKDIQAVFVRQGLGQLVAANES
- the pygo2 gene encoding pygopus homolog 2 isoform X2, which produces MKSPEKKKARKSTAQAAGFSHLTEFAPPPTPMVDHLVASNPFDDDFASPSRPGGAGGPGGAPFLPSPGAGGGGGYGGGSRMTGGMNFMGGPGGPGGGQPGRRPPFGPPSNAGPHHQLGFGGMPGFGGGGGGGGGGGGGAGGFPPGGPSQFNMPPSFSPPMHPGPGFNPMLSPGGMGGPGGGGPPHPRFGMPPQQHGQGGHPFNSPPLPGGGGPRGPLPPMGGGMGPGMNMMGGMSGGPGGNMVGGLPGMPPQGQFPPSQDGPYPGPSPPGPGNEDGKSFGGGGAPPGPQQQQQQQQQQQQLNMNPNGPPPNNTTPGPPPNSGPPQPGGGFPGHSDVQQPNASTPVQPPSAPPQPNPNSSPTGPLNGSGQPQHPTPSQLQPPSNTNTPNSNNSTQQQQQQSTPPNSAPGSTPYNQQNSTTGTGGPMSNTATNSGQNNMTNNNGGNTPGSNPNPPSNSTSTPNTQSPLPSGPAAPSTGPGSGPGKLGSSGMIFPCGHCMAEVHDDQDAILCEASCQRWFHRDCTGLTEPAYGLLTRESAAVWACDFCIKTKDIQAVFVRQGLGQLVAANES